CGCTCATCTGCCCCGTTGATATAGGTGAAGATGAAGTTACTGTCCATTTCCCAGATGATGTCGGCGGAGCGTTCCGCGATAAAGCGGAAGCGGGCCTCGCTTTCCCGCAGGGCCTCGTCCGCCTCCCGGCGCCGGGTAATATCGTTGCAGGCCACGATCATGGCCTCTTCCCCATCAAAGCCGGACAGGGCGGCGGAAATCAGCACCCAGCGCTCTTCCCCCCGGCCGTTGATGAGGCAGGCCTCAAAGTCCGTGACCACACTCCGGCTCTGGACCTGGGCTTTAAGCCAGGCCCGGTCCGCCGGGGTTTTGTAATAGGAAGGGGCGGGGCGGCCGATGCATTTTTCCTGGGACTGGCCCAGGAGCTGGGCGGCTCGCTGGTTGATGTAGAGCATCCGGTCGTTGTCCAGGCGGGTGATGAGGACCGGAAAGGGGGCGCTTTCCACCAGCAGGCGGTAGCGCCGTTCGCTTTCTTCCAACGCCCGCTGGATGCGGCGCCGGTCCGTTACGTCCTCCGCCAGGGAAATGGCAAAAGCCCCTTCCGGGGCGTCGGCCCCCCGCACCACCGCATTGCTCCAGTGGCACTGGATAATGCGGCCGTCCTTGGTGAGGTTGGTATTCACTTGGTAGAGGGGCACCGGGCTGTCGAACAGGGTGGCGGCGATGCCCAGCACCGTGGCCCGGGCTTCGGGGGCGACGATCAGGGAAAGGAAGTCCTGGCCCAGTACGTCTTCCCGGCGCCAGCCGAAGACCTCTTCCGCCCGGTGGTTCCATTCCAGCACCCGCATTTCCTTATCCCAGGCGAAAGCCGCCAGGGGCAGGGTTTGAAAGGCCACCCGGAAGCGGGCTTCGCTGGCCTGGAGATGCTTTTCCGTTTCCCGCAGGGCCCCCATTTGGCGCCCCATCTGCCGTTGCAGGCGGCGCAGATAAAGGGCGGCGAAGAATCCCCCCAGGGCCAGAAGGGCGGTGAGGAGAAAGAGCACCTCATGCCAGGGGGTAAGGCGGGGCGCCTCCGGCGGCTGATAGACGAAATCGGGCCAGGCCGTGGGCCCGGGGGCCAGCAGGCCCAGGGACTGGTAGGTGGCGACGATTTTCTGCCAGCGCTCTGGGAGCATGGTGCCCACGGCGATGATGTCCGGTTCCACCAGGGCCCGGGTGTGTTCCGCCTCGTAGCGCAGGTGGTCGTAGCTGTGGCGGGGAGAATAGTTGGCCTGAATGATGCGGATGGCTTCTTCCGGGTGCTCCAGGGCGTAATTCCAGCCTTGCAGGCTGGCCTGGCGGAAGGCTTCCACCTGACGGGGGTGGCGGTCCAGCTCCTGGCGGGAGGTGAACAGGGTATCCCCGTAGAAATCCACTCCCCCTTCCCGGGGGGTGAAGGCGAAATAGGGAATGCGGGCTTTTTCCAGATCGTAGGTTTCGTCGGTGACGTAGCCCGACAGGGCGTCCACCTTGCCCCGGATCAGGTCATCCGGAGTGAAGTCCCGCTCCACCGTATAGACCTTGGATAAATCCACCCCCTGGCGGCGCAGATAGGCCAGCAGCTCGGTTTCCCAGGGCTGGAGCCCCAGACGGCGGCCTTCCAGGTCTTTGGGGATGCGGATATCCCCCCCAGCCCGGACCAGGAGTACCAGGGGGGAGTGCTGGAAAATGGTGGCCAGGGCCACTACGGGCCTCCCCTGACCCCGGGCCAGGGCCAGTTCCGAATCGCTGATACCGAATTGGGCCCGGCCGGAGCAGACCTCCGTAATGGGGTTCTGGCCGGGGACAATTTCCTTGATATTCACCGCCAGCCCGGCTTCCCGGTAGTAGCCCTTGACCTGGGCCACGTAATAACCGGCGAACTGGAACTGGTGGCGCCACTTGAGTTGCAGGGTGATGGGGGTGAGCTGGGCCCAGGCCGCCAGGGGCAGGAGCAGGCAGCCCAGGGCCAGCCAGGCCCGGGGGCGGCGCCGGAGGGGGCGATGGGTTGGTGGCCGGGACGTGGGGCCCATGCCTAGGGCTCCCGCCGGTTAAAGGGAAGCCGGCCCAGGCAGAGATGGACATCCTGCTCGTTTTTCAGGAGGGCGCCGTGGAGGGGAGGCAGGGGGGCCGTGCCGCTCTCCGGGTGGAGGGCGGCGGGGGGGACTCCTTCCGCCAGGAGCAGTTTGAGCCAATCCAGGAGTTCGGAGGTGGACGGCTTTTTCTTCAGGCCCGGAATGTCCCGGAGCTGGAAAAATACCTTCAGGGCTTCCTTTAACAGGGCCTGGTGCAGATCGGGGAAATGGACTTGGACAATGGCCGCCAGGGTTTCCCGGTCGGGAAAACGGATGTAATGGAAGAAACAGCGGCGCAGGAAGGCGTCCGGCAATTCCTTTTCATTGTTGGAGGTAATGAACACCAGGGGCCGTTGCCGGGCCCGGACGGTCTGGCGGGTCTCGTAAACGTGAAATTCCATCCGATCCAGCTCCTGGAGCAGGTCGTTGGGGAATTCGATGTCCGCCTTGTCGATTTCGTCGATGAGCACCACCGCCCGAGTGTCGCAGTCAAAGGCCTGCCAGAGCACCCCTTTGACCAGGTAATGGGCGATGTCCTGGACCCGGGGATCGCCCAATTGGGAATCCCGCAGCCGGGAGACCGCGTCGTATTCGTAGAGCCCCTGTTGGGCCTTGGTGGTGGATTTGATGTGCCAGGTGTAGAGGGGCAGGTTCAGGGCCCGGGCTACCTCCTCCGCCAGCCGGGTTTTGCCCGTTCCCGGCTCCCCCTTGATGAGCAGGGGCCGCTCCAGAGTCAGGGCGGCGTTCACCGCCAGCATCAGCTCCGGCGGCGCCACATAGTCGGGGGAGCCTTGAAAACGTAGGGGGGTGGGGGTGGCGGTCATGGTTAATGGTGGCAACGGCAGCATGGCAGTATCCGGGAGCGCCGGAAGATTGGCAATGCGGCGGGCCGGGAGCCGGGGCGCTCCGGGAGGCGGGGGGAAGTCCGGGCATGGGCTTTGCTCCCCCGCTTGGATGTGTCCGGAATGTCCGCAATCCAACAGGGGTGCCCTTTGGGTTTTTCCATGGCAACCCGGATTTTAGACAAGAGATGGGGCCTTCCCCATCCCCATTCCTGGCGATGGGGGCGGGCTAGGAGATTGTACATAATGGTCCCTCTGGTACCCGGCCCGTCCCAAATCACCAGCCTGGGCGGGCTATTTCGAGAAAGTCGCTGCCGCCATGAAAATCAATCAGCCGGTTACCCAGCAAGAAATCCCCGTGCCCGAGGATGAATATCTGGTCTCCAAAACCGACCTCAAGGGCATCATTACCTACGCCAATGATGCCTTTGTAGCGGTGAGCGGTTTTTCCCGAACCGAGCTGATGGGCAAAAATCACAACGTGGTGCGCCACCCAGACATGCCGCCCCAGGCCTTTGCCGACCTGTGGGAGACGGTGAAAGGGGGCAATCCCTGGCGCGGGCTGGTGAAAAACCGGGCCAAGAACGGCGGTTTCTACTGGGTGCGGGCGGTGATTGTGCCCATTACCCGGGAGGGGCGGATCGAGGGCTACATGTCCGTGCGCACCCCTCCCAGCCGGGACCAGATCCGGGAAGCGGAGATTCTTTACCGGGATCTCCTGGCCCATCCGGAGCGCTCCCTGGGCAATACGAGCCCCTTCCGCCGCAGCTTGTCCCTGCGTACCCGCTTAAGGGCCATGCTCGGGGCCTTTGTACTGGTGGCTCTGATTCTGGCCGGTCTGGGCCTGTACGGCATGAACCAGTCCAACCAGGATCTGGTGGATCAGTATCAGCGGGAGCTGGTGCCCGCCGTCCAGGCCAATCAGGTGGCCCAACTGCTGGCGGAAAGCCGCAGCCAGGTGCTGCTGGGCTTGCAGCACGATCCGGCGGGCAATCTGGCCCGGCTCCACGACCATAGCATCCAGGTCCATGTGGGCCACCTGGAAGAAAACCGCCAGCGCACTTGGGAACTGCTTCGGGCCTTGGAACAGCAGGCCCAGGATTCGGTGGTGCGCCGGGATTTGGGAGAACTGATCCGCCTGCGCCAGATGTACAGTGACGAGGCCATGAAGCCCGCCCAGGAAGCCCTGAGCCGGGGGGATTTCCGGGCCGTGGAAAGCCTTCTGGTGAGCCGCATCAATCCCCATTACGCCCGGGTGGAAGAGGCCTGCCAGCGCCTGGCGGAGGATTTCAAGGGCGTGGCCCAGCGGGAATTTTCCCAGGCCAAGGCCCGTTATGAGCGTTTCCTCCTGTGGATGGGGGGCATCACCCTGGGAGTCCTGGCCCTGGCTTTTGGGGGTGGCTGGTTGCTGATCCGGGCCATCATCGAGCCGATCCGCCAGAGCGTGAATATTTTCCGGCGCATTTCCGAAGGGGATCTGCGGGGGGATATCGACATTTCCCGCCGGGACGAACTGGGCCGCCTGCTCTGCCAGCTGGCCACCATGCAGGTGCGCCTCAAGGTCATGCTGGACCAGATTCGCAATGCCACCGCTGGGGTGGAAGACCGCTCCCACGGTCTGCGGGAGGACATGGGGGGGGTGGTGGCCAAGTCCCAGCAGCAATTGTCCGACGTCCAGTCCGTGGCCGCTGCCACTGAAGAATTTTCCCAATCCGTGGCCGAGGTGGCCAGCCATGCGGGAGATACCGCTGGGGCGGCGGAGCAATCCACCACTCTGGTGCTCTCCAGCAATAGCCAGCTGGATCAGAGCATGGCCGCCACGGCCCAGGGGGTGAGCACGGTGAATGCGGCCAGCGCCAGTCTCCATGAGCTGAACGACGCCATTGTGCGCATCGGGGACGTAACCCGGGTGATCCAGGAAATCGCCAGTCAGACCAATCTGCTGGCCCTGAATGCGGCCATCGAAGCTGCCCGGGCCGGGGAGGCGGGCCGGGGCTTTGCCGTGGTAGCAGATGAGGTGCGCAAGCTGGCGGAGCGCACCACGGCCAGCACGGGGGACATTACGGCTACGGTGGAAGCCATCCAAAGCACCACCCGGGAGGCGGTGAGCCGCATGGAAAGCGCGGTGACCGAGGTGGAATCGGGCAATCAGTTGATGGGGGAGAGCGTGGCCGGGCTGGCGGGCATTACCCAGTCTTCCCGCCAGGTGACGGACATGGCCCGGCAGATTTCCGACGCCGCCCAGCAGCAGACCGTGGCCAGCCAGGAGGTAAGCCGGAGCATGGAACACATTTCCAGCCTCATCGAGCAGAACACGGCGGCGGCCCAGGATGCGGAACAGGCCACGGCAGCCCTGCTGGAACACACCAATCTGCTGCGGGAACTGCTGGCCGGCTTCCGCCTGAGGGCTTGAGGCAGGGGGCGGGGGTATTCGGGGCCCGGTTCCCCGGGGAACCATGGCGAGCGCGGGGGACAGGGCGATGCCCTCTCTTGAGGGCTCCCGGTCTAGGTTCCAGGCCCCGGGGCGATGAGATCCGCCTAGCGGGCCAGACTCTGGACCGCCGCCAGATATTCCTGGGGATCCACGGGGGCGCTGGCGGTCTGGGCCCGGTACACCGTTTCCCCCAGACATTCCAGAAGCCGGTGCTGGGCCTCGTGCTCATCCGTCAGCTTGCGGCAGAGCCGCTCATAGGCGTCCCGGATGCCCGGGGGCTGGTCGATGGAGAGCTGTTCCTGAATGGCCAGGTGGAGGGACAGATGGAGGAAGGGGTTCATCTGGCCTCCTTCCGGCGGCCATTCCCGGGCCAGGGCCTGGGCCTCGTCCTCTAGCAGTTCCCGGTATTCCGGATGGGGCAGAATGACCGCCACCGCCTGCTGTTCCATGGGCTCCAGGGGTTGCTGTTGCTGGTACTTGCGCCAGGCGGTGCAGAAAAATTGACGGACTTGATCGCGGCTGGGGCTAAACACGGGGGGCGGTCTCCGATGGGTGACTGAAGAGGGCGGTGAGGACCGTATTGTGCACCAGGGTACGGCCTTTCGGGCAGGGCAGGAGCTGGCCGCTGCCATACACCCCCAGGAGGGGCAGGTTGGGGAACTGGGCCTTCAGGGCCAGCCAGTCCCGGTCCTCGCCCCCATAAAAATAGGGGCCCCGGCCAATGCAGGAAAAAACCAGGGCGAAATCCGGGGCTGCCACCTCCTGGGCCAGGGCGGCGAGCCGGTCCCGCAATTCCTGTTCCGCCGCCAGGGGCTGGCGGATGGCCCAGACCAGCTGGCGTCCGGGGCGCAAAGGGGCGGCCAGGGTCAGGGACCGGTCCCCGTTGGCGGTGAGCAGGGGCACCAGTTCCGCCTCCTGGCGGGCCAGGGCCGCCGCCGGGGGGCTGTCCGCCAGCACGGCGGTGAGCTGGTGCAGGGGCAGGGGGGAACGCTGGCGCAGATCCGGGGGAAGGCGCCGCAGCAGGGCGTCCAGGGCCGGCTGGCCATCCACCTGGGTCAGATCGTGCCCCTGGCAGCGGGTGACCGTCGCCCCTTCTCCGAGAAAGCGTAGGCCGTGGGCGGCAGCGTAGTGGCCCCGGCTTCCCTTGAGGCGCAGATGGAGGGGGCCGGGAGCCAGGAGGCGACCGCCCTGCCAGAGGGGTAGGGGGGCCTGGGTGTTGCTATAGACCCCTCCCAGCCAGGAACCCGGGCCGGGAAGATGGTCCGGACTGCCGTAGGCCAGCCCGGGAAAGCCGTCCTCCGGGCCATGGGCGGTCTCCAGACCGAAGGGAGCGGCCAGGGCCAGGACGGCGACGGCGGGCCGGTCCAAGACCCAGCCGTCTTCGGTGAATAGGCCCGCCCCTATGCCCCCCGCCACCTGGAGACAATCGGCGGCCCGGGAGGCGGTGAGTACGGCGGCGGCTCCTGCCCGGGCGAAATCCGGGGTGAGGAAGAGGAGGAGGGCGCTGGCCCGGGCTGCGCCCTGGGCGGACAGGCGCGCCAGGGCCTGGTTTACGGCCTGATCCACCAGGGCGGGATGGGCGTCGTTACCGGAAACCAGGGCGGTGGCGGCGTACATGGCGGGTCCTTGGCCAGGGCTCAGGGGTGAAAGGGATAAGGGGAACGCCGCCCCCCCAGGGATGGGGCCTGGGCGGCGGGGTCAGACATGGGCGGGCTGGTCCGCCGTCTTCTCCGGATTTTCGCAGAGATCGGCGATGAGGCAGCGTTCGCAGTCAGGCTTTCTGGCCTTGCACACGTAGCGGCCCAGGAGAATGAGCCAGTGGTGGGCGTGTTGCTTGTATTCCCCGGGGGTGAATTTTTCCAGCTTGGTTTCCACTTCCAGGGGGGTCTTGCCAGGGGCCAGCCGGGTCCGGTTGGCAACCCGGAAAATATGGGTATCCACCGCAATGGTGGGATGGCCAAAAGCCACGTTGAGCACCACGTTGGCGGTCTTGCGGCCTACTCCGGGCAGGGCTTCCAGGGCGTCCCGGTCCTCTGGCACCTGGCCTCCATGGCGTTCCAGAAGCAGGTGACAGGTGGCGATGACGTTTTTGGCCTTGGTGCGGTAAAGGCCGATGGTCTTGATGTAATCCGCGACCCCGGCTTCCCCCAGAGCCAGCATGGCTTCCGGG
This sequence is a window from Azospira inquinata. Protein-coding genes within it:
- a CDS encoding PAS domain S-box protein, with protein sequence MGPTSRPPTHRPLRRRPRAWLALGCLLLPLAAWAQLTPITLQLKWRHQFQFAGYYVAQVKGYYREAGLAVNIKEIVPGQNPITEVCSGRAQFGISDSELALARGQGRPVVALATIFQHSPLVLLVRAGGDIRIPKDLEGRRLGLQPWETELLAYLRRQGVDLSKVYTVERDFTPDDLIRGKVDALSGYVTDETYDLEKARIPYFAFTPREGGVDFYGDTLFTSRQELDRHPRQVEAFRQASLQGWNYALEHPEEAIRIIQANYSPRHSYDHLRYEAEHTRALVEPDIIAVGTMLPERWQKIVATYQSLGLLAPGPTAWPDFVYQPPEAPRLTPWHEVLFLLTALLALGGFFAALYLRRLQRQMGRQMGALRETEKHLQASEARFRVAFQTLPLAAFAWDKEMRVLEWNHRAEEVFGWRREDVLGQDFLSLIVAPEARATVLGIAATLFDSPVPLYQVNTNLTKDGRIIQCHWSNAVVRGADAPEGAFAISLAEDVTDRRRIQRALEESERRYRLLVESAPFPVLITRLDNDRMLYINQRAAQLLGQSQEKCIGRPAPSYYKTPADRAWLKAQVQSRSVVTDFEACLINGRGEERWVLISAALSGFDGEEAMIVACNDITRRREADEALRESEARFRFIAERSADIIWEMDSNFIFTYINGADERLRGFPASEVIGHPLEDLLPPQAMAQVRQITLEHQKLRDAGQQTPYLLMELEQKCRDGSTIWTEVHATNIVDAHGRRVGICGVTRDISARKRHEDALQAMNRRLEAQLREINLLQDKLKDQATRDGLTGLYNRRYLDETLEREMARAERDGYPLALVMLDIDHFKNLNDSFGHRAGDEVLRQLGEFLRHHARAGDLPCRYGGEEFLLVLPQMDMAHALERAETWRQEFAERIVEFEGDKLQATVSAGVACYPDHGTTPDRLVEAADSALYRAKEAGRNQVMGAPDPAHAD
- a CDS encoding AAA family ATPase; translated protein: MTATPTPLRFQGSPDYVAPPELMLAVNAALTLERPLLIKGEPGTGKTRLAEEVARALNLPLYTWHIKSTTKAQQGLYEYDAVSRLRDSQLGDPRVQDIAHYLVKGVLWQAFDCDTRAVVLIDEIDKADIEFPNDLLQELDRMEFHVYETRQTVRARQRPLVFITSNNEKELPDAFLRRCFFHYIRFPDRETLAAIVQVHFPDLHQALLKEALKVFFQLRDIPGLKKKPSTSELLDWLKLLLAEGVPPAALHPESGTAPLPPLHGALLKNEQDVHLCLGRLPFNRREP
- a CDS encoding methyl-accepting chemotaxis protein, whose product is MKINQPVTQQEIPVPEDEYLVSKTDLKGIITYANDAFVAVSGFSRTELMGKNHNVVRHPDMPPQAFADLWETVKGGNPWRGLVKNRAKNGGFYWVRAVIVPITREGRIEGYMSVRTPPSRDQIREAEILYRDLLAHPERSLGNTSPFRRSLSLRTRLRAMLGAFVLVALILAGLGLYGMNQSNQDLVDQYQRELVPAVQANQVAQLLAESRSQVLLGLQHDPAGNLARLHDHSIQVHVGHLEENRQRTWELLRALEQQAQDSVVRRDLGELIRLRQMYSDEAMKPAQEALSRGDFRAVESLLVSRINPHYARVEEACQRLAEDFKGVAQREFSQAKARYERFLLWMGGITLGVLALAFGGGWLLIRAIIEPIRQSVNIFRRISEGDLRGDIDISRRDELGRLLCQLATMQVRLKVMLDQIRNATAGVEDRSHGLREDMGGVVAKSQQQLSDVQSVAAATEEFSQSVAEVASHAGDTAGAAEQSTTLVLSSNSQLDQSMAATAQGVSTVNAASASLHELNDAIVRIGDVTRVIQEIASQTNLLALNAAIEAARAGEAGRGFAVVADEVRKLAERTTASTGDITATVEAIQSTTREAVSRMESAVTEVESGNQLMGESVAGLAGITQSSRQVTDMARQISDAAQQQTVASQEVSRSMEHISSLIEQNTAAAQDAEQATAALLEHTNLLRELLAGFRLRA
- a CDS encoding DUF1841 family protein gives rise to the protein MFSPSRDQVRQFFCTAWRKYQQQQPLEPMEQQAVAVILPHPEYRELLEDEAQALAREWPPEGGQMNPFLHLSLHLAIQEQLSIDQPPGIRDAYERLCRKLTDEHEAQHRLLECLGETVYRAQTASAPVDPQEYLAAVQSLAR
- a CDS encoding FIST C-terminal domain-containing protein; this encodes MYAATALVSGNDAHPALVDQAVNQALARLSAQGAARASALLLFLTPDFARAGAAAVLTASRAADCLQVAGGIGAGLFTEDGWVLDRPAVAVLALAAPFGLETAHGPEDGFPGLAYGSPDHLPGPGSWLGGVYSNTQAPLPLWQGGRLLAPGPLHLRLKGSRGHYAAAHGLRFLGEGATVTRCQGHDLTQVDGQPALDALLRRLPPDLRQRSPLPLHQLTAVLADSPPAAALARQEAELVPLLTANGDRSLTLAAPLRPGRQLVWAIRQPLAAEQELRDRLAALAQEVAAPDFALVFSCIGRGPYFYGGEDRDWLALKAQFPNLPLLGVYGSGQLLPCPKGRTLVHNTVLTALFSHPSETAPRV
- the nth gene encoding endonuclease III translates to MNAAKRAQIYARLQAANPAPTTELEYATPFQLLIAVLLSAQATDVGVNKATRRLFPAAPTPEAMLALGEAGVADYIKTIGLYRTKAKNVIATCHLLLERHGGQVPEDRDALEALPGVGRKTANVVLNVAFGHPTIAVDTHIFRVANRTRLAPGKTPLEVETKLEKFTPGEYKQHAHHWLILLGRYVCKARKPDCERCLIADLCENPEKTADQPAHV